A DNA window from Aestuariispira ectoiniformans contains the following coding sequences:
- a CDS encoding MBL fold metallo-hydrolase: MGERPESCKSLDGINLTFCGAAGTVTGSCYLIEHADGRFLVDCGMFQGNKTLKSLNYGAFPFDPATIDFVLLTHAHIDHSGLIPKLCKHGFKGPVHMTEPTASLLAFMLPDSGHIQESEVRLLNRRNVQRGRRAVQPIYSQREAINSLNQLQTVDYDEWMSPGEGVRARFWNAGHILGSASVEIEVQNGESGPIRLVFSGDIGPLEKEFHDDPEGPAGVDYLISEGTYGSREREDQSVAHRREILKQELLDGYNAGGNILIPAFAVERTQELLFDISWLIKHSQIPPMPVFLDSPMAIEATRTFARYADLLQGIGDEREFLSEEDFRATETVEESKEIAKISGGAIIIAASGMCDAGRIRHHLKNNLWRDNATVIFVGYQAPGTLGNLLLEGKNPVRIHGEEVSVRARIRRIETYSAHADQSELVAWVEARMPVQNAIFLSHGEASALEVLRGELIKAGCQEDLIHVPQIDDCYHLTGKGYIKQRHVPHRVEQEEIVNTDWHNDYAGFLSDLSRELSAMPDNKERQKMLRRLQGMITGHAVDDRHGKKHHE; this comes from the coding sequence ATGGGCGAGAGGCCGGAATCCTGTAAATCACTGGATGGTATTAACCTTACCTTTTGTGGTGCTGCGGGAACTGTCACCGGTTCCTGTTATCTGATCGAACATGCCGATGGCCGCTTCCTTGTGGATTGCGGCATGTTCCAGGGGAACAAGACACTAAAGTCCCTGAACTATGGGGCATTCCCTTTCGATCCGGCGACGATAGACTTCGTGCTGCTGACCCATGCCCATATCGACCATAGCGGCCTGATCCCCAAACTCTGCAAGCATGGGTTCAAGGGACCGGTCCATATGACGGAACCGACCGCAAGTCTGTTGGCTTTCATGCTGCCGGACAGTGGCCATATCCAGGAAAGCGAAGTCCGCCTGTTGAACCGCCGCAATGTCCAGCGTGGCAGGCGGGCAGTACAGCCCATCTACAGTCAGCGTGAGGCGATTAACAGCCTCAACCAGTTGCAGACCGTTGATTATGATGAATGGATGTCGCCGGGCGAAGGGGTGCGGGCACGTTTCTGGAATGCCGGTCACATCCTGGGGTCGGCCTCCGTTGAGATCGAGGTTCAAAACGGCGAAAGCGGCCCTATTCGATTGGTCTTCTCCGGTGATATCGGTCCGCTAGAAAAGGAATTCCATGATGACCCGGAAGGTCCCGCAGGTGTGGACTACCTGATTTCGGAAGGGACCTACGGCAGCCGCGAACGTGAGGATCAGTCGGTTGCGCATCGCCGCGAGATTTTGAAGCAGGAATTACTCGACGGCTATAACGCAGGTGGCAACATCCTGATTCCGGCCTTTGCGGTGGAACGCACGCAGGAACTTCTTTTCGATATCAGTTGGCTGATCAAACACAGCCAGATTCCGCCCATGCCGGTTTTCCTGGACTCGCCCATGGCCATCGAGGCCACGCGGACCTTTGCGCGCTATGCCGACCTTTTGCAGGGGATTGGCGATGAAAGAGAATTCCTGAGCGAAGAGGATTTCCGGGCCACCGAGACCGTGGAGGAAAGCAAGGAAATCGCGAAGATTTCCGGTGGTGCGATTATCATTGCCGCCAGCGGGATGTGCGATGCCGGGCGTATCCGGCATCACCTGAAAAACAACCTGTGGCGGGATAATGCGACCGTCATCTTTGTTGGATATCAGGCCCCGGGCACGTTGGGAAACCTGCTTCTGGAAGGCAAAAACCCGGTTCGCATCCATGGTGAGGAAGTGTCGGTGCGCGCGCGGATACGCCGGATCGAGACCTATTCCGCCCATGCCGACCAGTCAGAACTGGTTGCCTGGGTTGAGGCGCGGATGCCGGTTCAGAACGCCATTTTCCTGTCCCATGGTGAGGCGTCGGCTTTGGAGGTGTTGCGCGGAGAACTGATCAAGGCGGGCTGTCAGGAAGACCTGATCCATGTGCCGCAGATCGACGACTGTTATCACCTGACCGGCAAGGGCTATATCAAACAGCGCCATGTGCCCCATCGCGTCGAACAGGAGGAAATCGTCAATACGGACTGGCATAACGACTATGCCGGTTTCCTGTCGGACCTCTCCCGGGAACTGTCCGCCATGCCCGATAACAAGGAACGGCAGAAGATGCTGCGGCGTTTACAGGGCATGATCACGGGACATGCGGTGGATGATCGACATGGAAAAAAGCATCATGAGTGA
- a CDS encoding formate/nitrite transporter family protein, with translation MIDMEKSIMSDRQVFFDTDAYTPKQMAARVETSGVAKAELAIIPLLMLSILAGAFIAFGAMFYTMTVTGSTMGLGPTRLLGGAAFSLGLILVLVGGAELFTGNSLVVMAWADRKVSTVALLRNWGLVYIGNFVGALATAAFVWLSGVLAIDHGAVAQTAIAIAAGKLQLGWQEAFFRGILCNVLVCLAVWLCFAARSVAGKILAILFPITAFVALGFEHSVANMYLIPIGMASAGVINIVGFLHNLFFVTLGNIVGGGLLVAAVYYVIYVRRS, from the coding sequence ATGATCGACATGGAAAAAAGCATCATGAGTGACCGGCAGGTCTTTTTCGATACGGATGCCTATACGCCGAAGCAAATGGCCGCGCGGGTTGAAACCTCAGGCGTGGCAAAGGCGGAACTGGCCATTATTCCATTATTGATGCTGTCTATCCTGGCCGGTGCCTTCATAGCCTTCGGGGCGATGTTCTACACGATGACGGTGACCGGTTCCACAATGGGGCTGGGTCCGACGCGGCTATTGGGTGGGGCTGCCTTTTCGCTCGGGCTGATCCTGGTTCTGGTTGGCGGGGCGGAACTGTTCACCGGCAACAGCCTTGTCGTCATGGCCTGGGCGGACCGCAAGGTCTCGACCGTGGCGCTTTTGCGAAACTGGGGGCTTGTCTACATCGGGAATTTTGTCGGTGCCCTGGCGACCGCCGCCTTCGTTTGGTTGTCCGGCGTCTTGGCAATTGACCACGGGGCGGTCGCACAAACCGCAATTGCGATTGCGGCGGGAAAGCTGCAGCTTGGATGGCAGGAAGCCTTTTTCCGGGGCATTCTGTGCAATGTGCTGGTTTGTCTGGCCGTGTGGCTGTGCTTTGCGGCACGCTCGGTCGCCGGTAAAATCCTGGCAATCCTTTTCCCGATCACGGCGTTTGTCGCGCTGGGGTTCGAACATAGTGTTGCGAATATGTATCTTATTCCAATCGGCATGGCGTCGGCCGGTGTAATCAATATCGTGGGTTTTCTGCACAACCTGTTTTTTGTGACTCTCGGGAACATAGTGGGAGGCGGCCTGTTGGTGGCGGCGGTCTACTATGTGATCTATGTCCGCCGGTCCTGA
- a CDS encoding cation-translocating P-type ATPase produces MSQQQGSGQPWHAVPIEQAFAAFQTSRNGLTGGDVEARLKVYGPNQLPTTAPHPAYIRFLNQFNNVLIYVLLTAAVVTAILGHWLDCSVILGVTLINAVIGFIQEGRAERALDAIRNLVSPQASLLRDNRRVDVPAVEIVPGDIVILQPGDRVAADLRLFRTKGLFIEEALLTGESVPVEKNVTSASPDAALGDRGCMAYSGTLVTQGSGAGIVVATGRQTEIGRIGALIQRVGTITTPLLRQMTRFGHVLTAGILALAAVTFLAGYYLYQFAADEMFLAAVGLAVAAIPEGLPAIITITMAIGVERMAGRHAIIRRLPAVETLGSVTVICSDKTGTFTRNEMCVCDIATAKRDYKVTGTGYAPHGDIEAGGKTILGQDGDYLTQLLRAAVLCNDASLQQNDDGDWWITGDPMEAALLTLALKSGIARSDLEKQWPRSDEIPFDTGHRFMATLNHSHEGEAAIFVKGAPERVLRMCDRQAASQLIEPLDTDHWYRKISTMTANGERVLALAMRVVDTETRDLTFGDVEGGLVFLGLFGLEDPPREEAVEAIKRCHAAGIRVKMITGDHAETAKAIAGQLGLVNSTTALSGSDLETMTGPDLAQAASEVDVFARTSPEQKLRLVEALQSNGEIVAMTGDGVNDAPALKRADVGIAMGKKGTEAAKEAARIVLADDNFASIAHAVEEGRVVYDNLKKAILYILPTSAGEAMTIALAVALGLTLPITPVQILWVNMVTTVTLSLALAFEGAESNIMGRPPRPAKAPLLSAFLFWRTCFVSVILVAGVFGIYVYLLEEGSPVELARTAAVNTLVLFEIFYLFNIRRQHSAAVHDLFTRAALPAWISVATVLALQAVYTYLPAMNLLFGTHPMGAGLWGICALIAGSIFLIIEIEKGLFNLRPPARPQDRRT; encoded by the coding sequence ATGTCACAGCAGCAGGGCAGCGGCCAGCCCTGGCATGCCGTTCCCATTGAACAGGCCTTTGCGGCATTTCAGACAAGCAGGAACGGGCTGACCGGCGGCGACGTAGAGGCAAGGCTTAAAGTCTATGGGCCGAACCAACTGCCGACAACCGCGCCCCACCCCGCCTACATCCGCTTCCTGAACCAGTTCAACAATGTCCTGATCTATGTCCTGCTCACTGCCGCAGTGGTTACCGCCATTCTGGGACACTGGCTCGATTGCAGCGTCATTCTGGGCGTCACGCTGATCAATGCCGTCATCGGCTTTATTCAGGAAGGACGGGCGGAACGAGCGCTCGATGCCATCAGGAACCTTGTATCCCCGCAGGCAAGCCTGCTTAGGGATAACCGCCGTGTAGATGTTCCCGCAGTCGAAATCGTGCCGGGCGACATTGTCATACTGCAGCCGGGAGACCGCGTGGCTGCCGACCTGCGCCTGTTCCGGACCAAGGGGCTTTTCATAGAAGAAGCCCTGCTGACCGGGGAATCTGTACCTGTAGAGAAAAACGTGACCTCTGCCAGCCCGGATGCCGCCCTGGGCGATCGCGGTTGCATGGCTTATTCGGGGACCCTTGTCACACAAGGCAGCGGTGCCGGTATTGTCGTTGCCACAGGCCGTCAGACGGAAATCGGGCGCATCGGCGCCCTTATCCAACGCGTCGGCACAATTACCACGCCTCTGTTGCGCCAGATGACGCGTTTCGGGCACGTTCTGACCGCAGGTATCCTGGCGCTGGCGGCGGTCACTTTTCTGGCTGGTTATTACCTCTACCAGTTTGCAGCGGATGAAATGTTCCTCGCAGCGGTCGGCTTGGCTGTTGCCGCTATTCCAGAAGGGCTGCCCGCCATCATAACCATCACCATGGCCATCGGCGTGGAGCGAATGGCCGGACGACATGCCATAATCCGGCGACTGCCTGCCGTGGAAACATTGGGGTCGGTCACGGTGATCTGTTCTGACAAGACCGGCACCTTCACCCGCAACGAAATGTGCGTCTGCGACATCGCAACCGCAAAACGGGACTATAAGGTTACCGGAACAGGCTATGCGCCTCATGGCGATATTGAGGCCGGGGGCAAAACCATATTGGGCCAGGACGGCGATTACCTGACGCAGCTATTGCGGGCCGCCGTCCTTTGCAACGACGCCTCCCTGCAGCAAAACGACGATGGCGACTGGTGGATTACCGGCGACCCCATGGAAGCGGCCTTATTAACGCTGGCGTTAAAAAGCGGCATCGCCAGGTCCGACCTGGAAAAACAATGGCCACGCAGCGACGAAATCCCCTTCGACACCGGCCACCGCTTCATGGCAACCCTGAACCACAGCCATGAAGGCGAGGCCGCAATCTTCGTGAAAGGCGCGCCCGAGAGGGTCCTGCGCATGTGCGACCGGCAGGCGGCAAGCCAGTTGATCGAACCACTGGACACCGACCACTGGTACCGGAAGATCAGCACCATGACCGCAAACGGGGAACGTGTGCTGGCCCTGGCCATGCGGGTGGTTGATACGGAAACACGCGACCTGACTTTTGGTGACGTTGAAGGCGGCCTTGTCTTTCTGGGCCTGTTCGGTCTTGAGGATCCGCCACGCGAAGAGGCGGTTGAGGCGATCAAACGCTGTCATGCGGCGGGCATCCGGGTAAAAATGATCACTGGTGACCACGCGGAAACGGCCAAGGCGATCGCCGGTCAACTGGGCCTCGTCAACAGTACAACCGCGCTGTCCGGCAGCGACCTGGAAACCATGACCGGCCCGGATCTGGCGCAAGCGGCAAGTGAGGTCGACGTTTTCGCCCGGACCTCACCGGAACAGAAACTGCGCCTTGTCGAAGCACTGCAAAGCAACGGCGAGATTGTCGCCATGACCGGTGACGGCGTGAATGACGCGCCTGCCTTGAAACGGGCGGACGTGGGCATCGCCATGGGCAAGAAGGGCACGGAAGCGGCGAAGGAAGCCGCGCGGATCGTGCTTGCCGACGACAATTTCGCCTCCATCGCCCATGCGGTCGAAGAAGGCCGGGTGGTCTATGACAATCTCAAAAAGGCCATTCTCTATATCCTTCCCACCAGCGCGGGCGAAGCCATGACCATCGCGCTCGCCGTCGCATTGGGCCTGACACTTCCGATCACGCCGGTGCAAATCCTGTGGGTCAATATGGTGACCACCGTCACCCTGTCTCTGGCCCTGGCCTTCGAAGGGGCGGAAAGTAACATCATGGGACGACCACCACGCCCGGCAAAAGCCCCACTGTTATCGGCTTTCCTGTTTTGGCGAACCTGCTTTGTCTCCGTCATTCTGGTTGCCGGAGTCTTTGGAATATATGTCTATCTTCTGGAAGAAGGGTCACCGGTGGAACTGGCTCGGACAGCCGCGGTCAACACGCTCGTCCTGTTTGAGATATTCTATCTGTTCAACATCCGCCGCCAGCACAGCGCTGCCGTCCACGACCTGTTCACACGCGCCGCCCTGCCCGCCTGGATCTCAGTTGCGACCGTCCTGGCCCTGCAGGCGGTCTATACCTATCTGCCCGCGATGAACCTGCTGTTCGGCACCCACCCGATGGGCGCGGGCCTGTGGGGGATATGTGCCCTGATCGCAGGCAGTATTTTCCTGATCATCGAAATTGAAAAGGGACTGTTCAACCTGCGGCCACCAGCCAGACCTCAGGACCGGCGGACATAG
- a CDS encoding nitrilase-related carbon-nitrogen hydrolase gives MLSGRLSCRQNNIEWGWVMSDLASNVTMALWATNLGVSVEGLHGWAACVDHEMAEARRNGADIFVMPEYASEQWLAFKPEGLASDREIAWMADLAPEAVDLAAKLAAKHDMLLVAGSLPWHTDAGQTNRAVILTPEGDRYFQDKLSLTPGEQEEDAWNLVPGKELQIMQWRGLRFAVLICLDVEMPALSCLLAPHSPDLVIVPSMTAQPSGYNRVFGCAKARAVELMTAVAVVGTTGTAVNSTQNPTNYSGAAVYIPCEPDLGFDGVFDKMEPGWDDGKAGPLLLARDVPIGTIRKLRSGEAEVWPGGWSAANVKVIENG, from the coding sequence TTGCTGTCTGGCCGACTATCTTGTCGTCAAAACAACATTGAATGGGGGTGGGTCATGAGCGACCTGGCGAGCAATGTAACCATGGCCCTTTGGGCGACGAACCTGGGTGTCTCCGTTGAGGGCCTTCATGGTTGGGCGGCATGCGTGGATCATGAAATGGCTGAGGCCAGGCGCAACGGGGCCGATATCTTTGTCATGCCCGAATATGCAAGTGAACAATGGCTTGCGTTCAAACCGGAAGGGTTGGCGTCGGATCGTGAAATCGCCTGGATGGCGGACCTTGCCCCGGAGGCTGTGGACCTGGCGGCCAAACTGGCGGCCAAACACGACATGCTTCTGGTTGCGGGCAGCCTGCCCTGGCATACCGATGCGGGCCAGACCAACCGCGCCGTGATCCTCACCCCTGAAGGAGACCGCTATTTCCAGGACAAGCTCAGCCTGACGCCCGGTGAACAGGAGGAGGATGCCTGGAATCTTGTTCCGGGAAAGGAGCTGCAGATCATGCAGTGGCGTGGGCTGCGTTTTGCTGTCCTGATCTGTCTGGATGTGGAGATGCCGGCGCTTTCCTGCCTGCTCGCCCCTCATTCGCCTGATCTGGTTATTGTTCCATCGATGACGGCTCAACCGTCAGGCTATAACCGGGTGTTTGGCTGCGCGAAGGCGCGGGCGGTGGAACTGATGACGGCTGTGGCCGTGGTCGGCACTACGGGAACTGCGGTGAATTCAACCCAGAACCCAACCAATTATTCCGGGGCGGCGGTCTATATTCCCTGTGAGCCGGACCTGGGTTTTGATGGTGTTTTCGACAAAATGGAGCCGGGATGGGACGACGGCAAGGCAGGGCCTTTACTGCTGGCCCGGGATGTGCCAATTGGCACTATTCGCAAGCTGCGTTCCGGTGAGGCAGAGGTTTGGCCCGGGGGCTGGTCGGCGGCGAATGTGAAGGTCATTGAAAACGGTTAG
- the greB gene encoding transcription elongation factor GreB: MGRPNYITAEGLKTLQDELDHLWKKERPEIVSVVSWAAGNGDRSENGDYIYGKKRLREIDRRVRFLRKRLEVAVVVNPSEQPNKDQVFFGATVEYENSREEVKKVRIVGEDEAESLKGKISWISPVARALMKGRVGDLVMVRTPAGEDELEILRISYEA, from the coding sequence ATGGGCAGGCCCAATTATATCACCGCAGAAGGTTTGAAGACGCTACAGGACGAACTGGATCATCTGTGGAAAAAAGAACGGCCGGAGATCGTGTCCGTCGTCTCCTGGGCGGCGGGCAACGGCGACCGTAGTGAAAACGGCGATTACATCTACGGCAAAAAGCGCCTGCGTGAAATTGACCGGCGCGTGCGCTTCCTGCGTAAACGCCTGGAGGTGGCCGTGGTGGTCAATCCGTCGGAACAGCCCAATAAGGATCAGGTCTTCTTTGGTGCGACTGTTGAGTATGAAAACAGTCGTGAAGAAGTCAAAAAAGTCCGGATTGTCGGTGAAGACGAGGCGGAATCGCTGAAGGGAAAAATCAGTTGGATTTCGCCCGTGGCCCGCGCCCTGATGAAAGGCCGGGTGGGGGACTTGGTTATGGTCCGCACACCTGCCGGGGAAGATGAGCTGGAGATCCTTCGAATCTCTTATGAGGCCTGA
- a CDS encoding methyl-accepting chemotaxis protein, which translates to MLGNLSINKKLVLVLLLPVAVAIMFSGFTVFRDYSISREMKHIEALAEISPEISALVHEMQKERGISAGFIGSNGAGDFQSRLDSQKTLTDKALLQLKEHLTTFNGKSYGEDFENSLKQALDSLGPLADMRGRVARLDASVADMAGYYTKTIAGLLTIIEEMVTLSTDGPLSNRISGYVALLQAKERAGIERAMGANGFGAGKFPPAIHQRFLSLIAQQQAYLDSFRVSAPEPLVEELDTFLKTAPAVAEVQAMRDVAIKAGYGAETRGIKGVDWFDTISQKVEGLKVVEDLTSKDLLAYARKLDSEAQRSFYIALAVMLAGVAAAILLAVVVGREMSASMRRLLMAVDALGHGDKSVTFHGHERRDEIGVLSRAMIDFQKGLVEADRLEAEQKASQEAEVKRSRLVAQLSHDFESIISLELEKLTTAGGSLDEAAVSMNSVANDTQRRATDVVSATGQVNANVQNVSAAVEELSASIEEIGAQISRASSNADNARTEAESTHKVVQELAQATRQIDDVMSMITDIAEQTNLLALNATIEAARAGEAGKGFAVVAHEVKSLANQTANATDQISSLVRNIQTISGQAVESIRQISGKVTEISENTNAIAAGVEQQSAATRDIASSVAEAARGVESVTGNIGEVSSGSSQTLGAGEMVIETAETLNRTMETVREQIDAFLHKVRAA; encoded by the coding sequence ATGCTTGGTAACTTGTCGATCAACAAGAAGCTTGTGCTGGTGCTGCTTCTGCCTGTTGCCGTGGCGATAATGTTCTCCGGCTTTACGGTTTTTCGTGATTATTCGATCAGCCGGGAAATGAAGCACATTGAGGCGTTGGCGGAGATTTCTCCGGAGATCAGCGCCCTTGTCCATGAAATGCAGAAGGAGCGCGGAATATCTGCCGGGTTTATCGGCAGTAATGGTGCCGGTGATTTTCAATCCAGGCTCGATAGCCAGAAAACCTTGACGGACAAGGCACTCCTGCAGTTGAAGGAACACCTGACCACCTTCAACGGCAAGTCCTATGGCGAAGATTTCGAAAACAGCCTGAAACAGGCGCTGGACAGCCTTGGCCCCCTGGCTGATATGCGCGGGCGTGTTGCCAGACTGGATGCCAGTGTTGCCGACATGGCAGGTTATTACACCAAGACGATTGCCGGCCTGTTGACGATCATTGAAGAGATGGTGACGTTGAGCACAGATGGTCCCTTGAGTAATCGGATATCTGGCTATGTTGCCTTGCTGCAGGCAAAGGAACGTGCGGGCATTGAACGGGCGATGGGGGCCAATGGCTTTGGGGCTGGAAAGTTTCCACCCGCTATCCATCAGCGTTTCCTGTCTTTGATTGCGCAGCAGCAGGCCTATCTGGACAGTTTCCGGGTCAGTGCCCCGGAACCCCTTGTTGAAGAATTGGACACATTCCTGAAAACAGCACCTGCCGTGGCGGAGGTGCAGGCAATGCGCGATGTCGCCATCAAGGCGGGCTATGGCGCGGAAACCCGGGGTATCAAGGGTGTGGACTGGTTCGACACGATCTCCCAAAAAGTCGAAGGTCTGAAGGTGGTGGAAGACCTGACCTCGAAAGATCTTCTTGCCTATGCGCGGAAACTGGACAGCGAAGCACAACGCAGCTTCTACATTGCCTTGGCTGTCATGCTGGCGGGTGTTGCGGCAGCGATTTTGCTGGCTGTGGTCGTCGGGCGGGAAATGTCTGCGTCCATGCGGCGGCTGCTGATGGCTGTAGATGCTCTGGGCCACGGCGACAAATCCGTGACCTTCCACGGGCATGAACGCCGTGACGAGATTGGTGTGTTGTCCCGGGCCATGATCGATTTTCAAAAGGGATTGGTCGAGGCTGACCGGCTGGAGGCGGAACAGAAAGCCAGTCAGGAAGCAGAAGTGAAGCGCAGCCGGTTGGTGGCGCAGCTTTCCCATGACTTTGAAAGTATCATCTCTCTGGAACTGGAGAAACTGACAACGGCCGGTGGGTCGTTGGATGAGGCCGCTGTTTCCATGAATTCCGTGGCAAACGACACCCAAAGGCGCGCGACGGATGTGGTTTCCGCGACCGGACAGGTGAACGCCAACGTTCAGAATGTCTCTGCCGCGGTGGAGGAGTTGAGCGCGTCTATTGAGGAAATTGGTGCCCAGATTTCAAGGGCGTCCAGCAATGCTGACAATGCAAGAACGGAAGCGGAAAGTACCCATAAAGTCGTGCAGGAACTGGCCCAGGCAACGCGGCAGATCGACGACGTGATGTCGATGATCACGGATATCGCGGAGCAGACAAACCTTCTTGCGCTGAATGCCACGATTGAGGCCGCCCGGGCTGGTGAGGCCGGTAAGGGGTTTGCCGTCGTGGCGCATGAGGTGAAGAGCCTTGCCAATCAGACTGCAAATGCGACGGACCAGATATCGAGCCTTGTCCGCAATATTCAGACGATTTCCGGGCAGGCGGTGGAATCCATCAGGCAGATTTCCGGGAAGGTTACCGAGATCAGCGAAAACACAAATGCGATTGCGGCAGGGGTGGAACAGCAAAGTGCCGCTACTCGTGATATTGCCTCCAGCGTTGCCGAAGCGGCGCGCGGTGTCGAATCCGTGACCGGCAATATCGGTGAAGTCTCCAGCGGGTCCAGTCAGACATTGGGCGCTGGTGAGATGGTCATAGAAACAGCAGAAACATTGAACCGGACCATGGAAACCGTCCGGGAACAGATCGACGCATTCCTGCACAAGGTGAGGGCTGCATAG
- a CDS encoding FlxA-like family protein: protein MARTLQQVKTEHSRMVMMYKATPEDRTDAREKLYTQISQLEAEIKKLQANPKKNNKNSSGSGVTTTIIIVIGVVAVFGIALATGILIQ, encoded by the coding sequence TTGGCTCGTACATTACAGCAGGTAAAAACCGAACATTCCCGCATGGTCATGATGTACAAGGCCACGCCGGAAGACAGGACCGATGCGCGGGAAAAGCTGTATACGCAGATTTCCCAACTGGAAGCCGAAATCAAAAAGCTTCAGGCCAACCCAAAGAAAAACAACAAGAATTCATCAGGCAGCGGCGTAACAACCACGATCATTATTGTAATCGGCGTTGTTGCCGTCTTTGGTATCGCACTCGCAACCGGCATCCTGATTCAATAG
- a CDS encoding TRAP transporter permease: MPQFNRLIWPALGALSIGFHLWLIFTGLIPNLVSRPLHMALALPWVMLFMAKTKGQKVSGVILGAVGIGICLWIAANESSLGDQYGFLTNDYQTAMAVALLLIVLEMARRAIGWPLPLVAATALAYGLWGQHIPGEFGHAGVPLSSFLGTLTIAEGGVWGKLTGVSVNIVAIFVIFGAVLNAGEAGQGFMNVAAAAAGRLKGGAAKVSVVSSALFGSISGSASANVASTGAITLPAMTRLGYPKALAAAVEAVASSGGQIMPPLMGAGAFVMVELTGTPYTEIMAAAFLPAVLYFAAVWFGINAFASRHDLKGLPEDEHPPMRTVLVTSAFFLVPFTLLLWGMFGAGYTPQYAACLAILAGAALLLLNGRLNFNWRRTLERAEQACLGAGQQIATIAAIILCASIIIGVLGITGLGVKITSLILSGSGGLLWPALLLTALACLILGMEVPTTAAYVICVSVAGPALMNLGLSALQAHLFVFWFALLSTITPPVCGAVFIAAGMVGENWLQVAWNAMALGLGLYIIPLAMVANPSLIEFAHHPFAAITGAITTGLALALISYGLIAPKAIWLRGALIAGGVILAFVLPSQFPL, translated from the coding sequence ATGCCGCAATTCAACCGCCTCATCTGGCCTGCGCTTGGCGCACTTTCGATCGGTTTTCATCTTTGGCTGATCTTCACGGGCCTGATCCCCAACCTGGTCAGCCGCCCCCTGCACATGGCACTGGCCCTGCCCTGGGTCATGCTGTTCATGGCAAAAACAAAGGGCCAGAAGGTCAGTGGCGTCATCCTGGGAGCCGTCGGCATTGGTATCTGCCTGTGGATTGCGGCGAATGAGTCCAGCCTCGGCGATCAATACGGCTTCCTCACCAACGACTACCAAACAGCGATGGCCGTTGCCCTGCTGCTGATCGTTCTTGAAATGGCCCGGCGCGCCATCGGCTGGCCGCTGCCCTTGGTCGCGGCCACCGCCCTGGCCTATGGCCTTTGGGGACAGCATATCCCCGGCGAATTCGGTCATGCCGGTGTGCCGCTTTCCAGTTTTCTCGGAACTTTGACCATTGCCGAGGGCGGGGTCTGGGGCAAGCTGACCGGCGTATCGGTCAATATCGTCGCCATTTTCGTGATCTTCGGGGCTGTCCTGAATGCGGGCGAAGCGGGCCAGGGCTTTATGAATGTGGCCGCTGCTGCGGCGGGCCGCCTGAAAGGCGGAGCGGCAAAGGTATCTGTCGTTTCCTCCGCCTTATTCGGCTCCATTTCAGGATCAGCCTCTGCCAATGTTGCCTCAACCGGGGCCATCACCCTGCCCGCCATGACAAGACTGGGCTATCCGAAGGCACTGGCAGCGGCGGTCGAGGCCGTCGCCTCCTCCGGCGGCCAGATCATGCCGCCTTTGATGGGGGCCGGGGCCTTTGTGATGGTTGAACTCACCGGGACGCCATACACGGAAATCATGGCGGCGGCCTTCCTGCCCGCAGTTTTGTATTTCGCTGCCGTCTGGTTCGGCATCAACGCCTTCGCCAGCCGCCATGACCTGAAAGGCCTGCCTGAAGACGAACACCCGCCCATGCGGACCGTCTTGGTAACGTCCGCCTTTTTCCTGGTGCCCTTCACCCTGCTTCTCTGGGGGATGTTCGGGGCCGGTTACACGCCTCAATATGCCGCCTGCCTGGCGATCCTGGCTGGCGCGGCTTTGCTGCTCTTAAATGGCAGATTGAATTTCAACTGGCGCCGGACGCTGGAACGCGCCGAACAGGCCTGCCTTGGCGCAGGCCAGCAGATCGCAACCATCGCCGCCATTATCCTCTGCGCCTCCATCATTATCGGTGTGTTGGGCATCACGGGACTGGGGGTAAAGATCACCTCTCTCATCCTGTCCGGCTCGGGAGGATTGCTCTGGCCCGCCCTGTTGCTCACAGCATTGGCCTGCCTGATATTGGGTATGGAAGTCCCCACCACAGCAGCCTATGTGATCTGCGTATCCGTCGCAGGCCCGGCCTTGATGAACCTGGGATTGTCCGCCCTGCAGGCCCATCTGTTCGTCTTCTGGTTTGCCTTGTTGTCAACCATCACCCCTCCCGTTTGCGGGGCGGTTTTCATCGCCGCCGGTATGGTCGGGGAAAACTGGCTGCAGGTTGCCTGGAACGCCATGGCGCTGGGGCTTGGCCTCTATATCATTCCCCTGGCGATGGTCGCCAATCCGTCCCTTATCGAATTTGCTCACCACCCGTTCGCCGCCATCACAGGCGCGATTACAACCGGACTGGCCCTGGCACTGATTTCCTATGGCCTGATTGCACCGAAAGCAATCTGGCTTCGTGGTGCATTGATCGCCGGAGGGGTGATATTGGCCTTTGTCCTGCCGTCTCAATTTCCGCTATGA